A region of the Hyperolius riggenbachi isolate aHypRig1 chromosome 9, aHypRig1.pri, whole genome shotgun sequence genome:
gcaagacatcgagaggcaagacatcgcgaggtaagacaagatatcgagaggcaacacatcgcaagacaagacgtcgagaggcaagacgtcgagaggcaaaaccttgagaggcaagacatcgcgaggcaagacatcgcgaggcaagacatcgagaggcaagacatcgcgaggcaagacatcgcgaggtaaggcaagacatcgcgaggtaaggaaagacatcgagagacaagacatcgagaggcaagacatcgcaagacaagacatcgagaggcaagacgtcgagaggcaagacatagagaggcaagacaaagagagacaaaacatcgcgaggcaagacatcgcgaggcaagacatcgagaggcaagacattgcgaggtaagacaagacatcgagaggcaagacatctagaggcaagacatcgagaggcaagacatcacaagacaagacgtcgagaggcaagacatcgcgaggcaagacgtcgcgaggcaagacattgcaagacaagatatcgcgaggcaagacatcgcgaggcaagacatagagagacaagacatcgagaggcaagacatcgagaggcaagacattgcaagacaagacatcgagaggcaagacgtcgagaggcaagacaagacatcgcgaggcaagacatcgagagacaagacatcgcgaggcaagacatcgagagacaagacatcgagtgaCAAGACATCGagtgacaagacatcgagaggtaagacatcgagaggcaagacatcgagaggcaagacgtcgagaggcaagacatcgcaaagcaagacatcgcgaggcaagacatcgagaggcaagacaaaacatcgagaggcaagaaatTGAgaggcaagaaaagacatcgagaggtaagacatcgagaggcaagacatcgagaggcaagacaagacgcaagacatcgagaggcaagacttcgagaggcaagacatcgcgaggcaagacattgcgaggcaagacatcgcgaggcaagacgtcacgaggcaagacatcgagaggcaacacatcgcaagacaagacgtcgagaggcaagacgtcgcgaggcaagacaagacgtcgcgaggcaagacgtcgagaggcaagacgtcgagaggcaagacgtcgagaggcaagacatcgagaggcaagacatcgggaggcaagacatcgagaggcaagacaagacatcgagaggcaagatatcgagaggcaagacaagacatcgagaggcaagacatcgggaggcaagacaagacatcgagaggcaagatttcgagtggcaagacatcgcgaggcaagacatcgcgaggcaagacatcgagaggcaagacgtcatgaggcaagacatcgagaggcaagacatcgagaggcaagacatcgcaagacaagacatagaaagacaagacatcgcgaggcaagacatcgagaggcaagacatcgcgaggtaagacaagatatcgcgaggcaagacatcgagaggcaagacatcgagaggcaacacatcgtaagacaagacgtcgagaggcacgacgtcgcgaggcaagacatcgcgaggcaagacatcgcgaggcaagacaagatatagcgaggcaagacatcgcgaggcaagacatcgcgaggcaagacatagagagacaagacatcgagaggcaagacatcgagaggcaagacatcgcaagacaaaacattgagaggcaagacgtcgagaggcaagacaagacatcgcgaggcaagacatcgagaggcaagacatcgagagacaagacatcgcgaggcaagacatcgagagacaagacattgagaggtaagacatcgagaggcaagacatcgcaagaaaagacatcgagagacaagacatcgagaggcaagacatcgcgaggcaagacatcaagaggcaagacaagacatcgagaggcaagaaattaagaggcaagacaagacatcgagaggcaagacatcggggggcaagacaagacatcgagaggcaagacaagacatcgagaggcaagacatcgagaggcaagacatcgcgaggcaagacatcgcgaggcaagacatcgcaagacaagacatcgagaggcaagacgtcaagAGGCAAGatgtcgagaggcaagacatagagaggcaagacatcacgagacaagacatcgcgaggcaaggcatcgagagacaagacatcgagaggcaagacatcgcaagacaagacatcgagaggcaagacgtcaagaggcaagacgtcgagaggcaagacgggacatcgcaagacaagacatcgagagacaagacatcgagaggcaagacatcgcaagacaagacatcgagagacaagacatcgagaggcaagacgtcgagaggcaagacgtcgcgaggcaagacatcgcgaggcaagacatcgagggaAAGGAGATCGAGAGGCAAGAAATtgggaggcaagacatcgaggggcaggacatcgagaggcaagacaagacatcgagaggcaagacatcgagaggcaagacaagacatcgagaggcaagacaagacatcgagaggcaagacatcaagaggaaaaacaagacatcgagaggcaagacatcgagaggcaagacatcgagaggcaagacttcgagagggaacacatcgcgaggcaagacatcgcgaggcaagacatcgagagg
Encoded here:
- the LOC137533601 gene encoding trichohyalin-like, encoding MSRGKTSRGKTSRGKTSRGKTLQDKTSRGKTSRGKTRHREARHRETRHREARHRETRHRVTRHRVTRHREVRHREARHREARRREARHRKARHREARHREARQNIERQEIERQEKTSRGKTSRGKTSRGKTRRKTSRGKTSRGKTSRGKTLRGKTSRGKTSRGKTSRGNTSQDKTSRGKTSRGKTRRREARRREARRREARRREARHREARHREARHREARQDIERQDIERQDKTSRGKTSGGKTRHREARFRVARHREARHREARHREARRHEARHREARHREARHRKTRHRKTRHREARHREARHREVRQDIARQDIERQDIERQHITRHREARQDIERQDIERQDIARQDIARQDIARQDIERQDVKRQDVERQDIERQDITRQDIARQGIERQDIERQDIARQDIERQDVKRQDVERQDGTSQDKTSRDKTSRGKTSQDKTSRDKTSRGKTSRGKTSRGKTSRGKTSRERRSRGKKLGGKTSRGRTSRGKTRHREARHREARQDIERQDKTSRGKTSRGKTRHREARHREARHREARLREGTHREARHREARHREARRHEARHREARHREARHTETRHREARYREARHREARHREVRQDIERQHIARQDVERQDVERQNLERQDIARQDIERQDIARQDIAR